The genomic region CTTTATATGATTTTTCTTTTGATAGTACATTACAGTCCCTCTCCAAACAAATGTATATTTATTAGAGAATGCTTCTATTTTAGTTCCATCAATAAACACTTCATTTTCATTAATTATATTCTTTCTTTTTAAAATATTTGTAAATTGATAAAGTAAATCTATTATATCTTCTCTATATTTAACTATGAATTTTTGAAGTCTTGTTAATTTAGGTGCTTCTTCTCCATTAAGAAGATAGATGAAGTTTATATTTTCATTACAATTTCTAATTATTTTTCTAAGTTCTAACTCAGAATAATATGCAGATAGAAGAATAATTTTAAACATTACATCAATAGAATTTTTAGATTTTCTACCTTTGTTGTGATTCTTTACTTTCGATTTATTGTTAAAAACTAGTTCCTTAGCTAGCTCGTTAAGAAGAATTACAGGAGAATTTTCATCAAATTCAAAATGTTTGTAATTATTTACTTCAAAAAGTTGATTTTCT from Streptobacillus felis harbors:
- a CDS encoding transposase, whose amino-acid sequence is MLKIQLNSITNTKENQLFEVNNYKHFEFDENSPVILLNELAKELVFNNKSKVKNHNKGRKSKNSIDVMFKIILLSAYYSELELRKIIRNCNENINFIYLLNGEEAPKLTRLQKFIVKYREDIIDLLYQFTNILKRKNIINENEVFIDGTKIEAFSNKYTFVWRGTVMYYQKKNHIKIERILLDYLTLKGKDLNLSQIVPNEEVEMLVKEYTKIKELSELNEKQKIIKDLGLELEKVLDKERKYLEQLKILGDRNSYSKTDIYATFMRSKKDYMKNGQLIPAYNVQIAVNSNYILDFKIFQNPTDYKTLPVFIEHLKSNGYDFK